TATTCATGACGTGATTGCCACCACCGACGTGATTGCTACCGCAACTGGCGCAAAAAAAGTCGTCAGCGCGGCGGTACTGGATAAAGCCAAAGACGGCGTGTTTGTGCTGAACGTGGGTCACGTTGCCGAAGAGATCGACTGCGGCTATCTGCAGCAATACCCGACCGAAGAGGTGATGCCGTTTATCAACGCTTACCACCTTAACGGCAAAACGCTTTACCTGATGGCGAACGGTTCAATGCTCAACCTGACCGCAGGCTTCGGCGACAGCCTTAACGCCTTCGACGTGACGCTCGCCGTGATGGCTAGCGGCATCAGGCACATCGTGACCGACGGACAGCACGCAGAAAAAGCCGTGTACTTGCTGCCGCAGTCGGTGTGGGAAAAAGCGCTGTAAGCCCTTATTTAGTCAGGCCTCTCAGGAGTGCCTGACTTTTTTTTCGTTTTCACCGAATAATTTCACCTCCCCGATTGTTTACTCCTTACAAGAACCTGAGGAAGAGACAATCATGAGTTACCTGCCCACCGAAGCTGCGCCGCCCCGCAAGCGCTACGACGCCTTTAGCATGGCCCTGCACTGGATCACCGCCTTCTGCGTGATATTTTTGTTCGCCAGCGCACACATCTGGGAAGCCCTTGAACGCGGAACCCCGCTGCGTAAAGGCCTGCAGTCACTGCACATCTCGTTCGGCATTTTGCTTGGCGCGGTGATGGTAGTCCGGCTGGTCTGGCGCATCAGCGCCGCTTTTTCACCGTCGAGAAAGCTTGAAAAAGTGCCGATGCCGGGCGCATTTCGCCTCGCCGCCCATGCTACCCACGGCGTGCTCTATATCCTGCTGCTGACGCAGGCCACGCTTGGCTTCCTGTTCCGCTGGGCGCAGGGCGAGCCGTTCTGGTTCTTCAACCTCTTTGAGGTCCCGGACGTATTTAACATCGATCCTACGCTGCGCCATACCCTGGCGATGCTGCACAACAATGTGGCCTGGGCTCTGATCCTGCTGGCCGGAGCGCATGCCGCTGCTGCCCTGCTTCACCACTATGTTCTGCGTGACGGCACGCTACGCCGCATGCTCCCCGCCTGCAAAGGCAACTCTCGCTAACCCTACAGGACAACACCATGAACACGCATTCACCTCGTAAACTGCTGCCTCTGCTGTGCCTGGTTGCCAGCGGGCTTTTCTATTCCGCCGCCGCCAGCGCCATGGGCGACGATGACGCTAAAACGCCGGACTGCCCGAAAGGTCAGGTGTACGACAGCAAAACGAAAACCTGCACGGTGGAAAAGAGCAGCATGTTGAGCGACGGCGATAAAACGCAATATGCTTACCATCTGGCAAAATCCGGCCGCTACCAGGAGGCATTAAACCTGCTGGATACCCTGCAGCAGCCCAACACGCGTGAAGCCTGGAATTATCGGGGTTACGCCACAAGAAAATTGGGGCGCACCGACGAAGGAATCGGCTATTATCAGCGTTCCATCGCCCTGGACCCGCACTATGCCAAAGTGCGCGAATACCTCGGTGAAGCGTGGATGATTAAGGGCCGCCCTGACCTGGCGAAAGCCCAGTTGTCTACCATTAAAACGCTCTGCGGAACCGGCTGCGAGGAGTATCGCGATTTAAAAGCCGCCATTGACGGGCACCCGGAGTCCTGAGACTGAGGACATAAAAATCACCGTCAACGAAGTTCGGTTACAGCTGGCACAGCACCTTGCCCGCCTCTGGCGTTACGGCATGGTGCTGTCCCGCAATCGCGACGTGGCTGAAGATTTGGTTCAGTCCACCTGCGTGCGCGCTCTGGAGCGCTGCAGCCAGTTTCAGTCCGGCACCCGGATCGACCGCTGGCTATTTGCGATTTTGTACTCTATCTGGATCAACGAAATTCGCGCCCTGCGCGTTCGCCAGGGGCAAGGCTTTGTCGACAGTGACGAACTCAGTCAGCTGGCAGACAGCGAAAGTACCGAAGACAAACATCAGTATCACGCCCTACTGATGCAGGTCAGCGAGTTGCCTGAAGCCCAGCGCAATACCGTGTTTTTGGTTTATGTTGAAGGTTTTACCTACCAGGAAGCCGCCGACACGCTGGCGATCCCCATTGGCACCGTGATGAGCCGCCTGGCCGCCGCACGCCTGACGCTGGCAAAACACCTGATGCCTACGATGAAGAAGGAGCTCAAATGACGCGTCAATCCTTCTCCGCTCCGTGGAGTGATGAGGCTATCGTAGCCTGGCTGGACGGCGAAATGCGCGACGATGAACGCAGCGCCTTTGAACGGCAGTTGAATAACGATGCAGACCTGGCCGCCCGCGTTGAACAGCTCATGCAAAGCAATCAGCCCTGGGAACAGGCTTTTGCTCCACTTCTGGAGGAAGCCCCCGTGAGCCGCATGCAGGAGAAGCTGAACGTTCTGCTACACCAGCCGGTGAACATCAATTCGCAGACTAAGGGCGTAAGCCGCCGCAGTCTGATAGCGGCTTCGCTCAGTTTTCTCGCCGTGGGCGTGCTGGCAGGCCGTTTTATTCACCCCGGTGAGCAAAAGCTCAGCGGTGAACCTGAGATTCGCGATCTGATTGCCCAGTACATGTCACTCTACAGCGCCGAAACGCTGGCCGACATCACCGTTACGCCCCAGGCGCTGCAAAATGGCCTGAACCGTATGCAGCAGGATATCGGCCTGACGCTCCAGCAGGTTAAAGTGGAGCTCCCGGAAGCCGAGCTAAAAAGCGTAAGAATGCTGCGCTACGACAGCACCTCCATCGCACA
This region of Cedecea lapagei genomic DNA includes:
- a CDS encoding cytochrome b — translated: MSYLPTEAAPPRKRYDAFSMALHWITAFCVIFLFASAHIWEALERGTPLRKGLQSLHISFGILLGAVMVVRLVWRISAAFSPSRKLEKVPMPGAFRLAAHATHGVLYILLLTQATLGFLFRWAQGEPFWFFNLFEVPDVFNIDPTLRHTLAMLHNNVAWALILLAGAHAAAALLHHYVLRDGTLRRMLPACKGNSR
- a CDS encoding tetratricopeptide repeat protein — protein: MNTHSPRKLLPLLCLVASGLFYSAAASAMGDDDAKTPDCPKGQVYDSKTKTCTVEKSSMLSDGDKTQYAYHLAKSGRYQEALNLLDTLQQPNTREAWNYRGYATRKLGRTDEGIGYYQRSIALDPHYAKVREYLGEAWMIKGRPDLAKAQLSTIKTLCGTGCEEYRDLKAAIDGHPES
- a CDS encoding sigma-70 family RNA polymerase sigma factor — encoded protein: MTGTRSPETEDIKITVNEVRLQLAQHLARLWRYGMVLSRNRDVAEDLVQSTCVRALERCSQFQSGTRIDRWLFAILYSIWINEIRALRVRQGQGFVDSDELSQLADSESTEDKHQYHALLMQVSELPEAQRNTVFLVYVEGFTYQEAADTLAIPIGTVMSRLAAARLTLAKHLMPTMKKELK
- a CDS encoding anti-sigma factor family protein, giving the protein MTRQSFSAPWSDEAIVAWLDGEMRDDERSAFERQLNNDADLAARVEQLMQSNQPWEQAFAPLLEEAPVSRMQEKLNVLLHQPVNINSQTKGVSRRSLIAASLSFLAVGVLAGRFIHPGEQKLSGEPEIRDLIAQYMSLYSAETLADITVTPQALQNGLNRMQQDIGLTLQQVKVELPEAELKSVRMLRYDSTSIAQIAYLHASYGPMALCISRSKGDDSPTLKHEVRRGLNLVWWRSKGYEYVLIGRNPQQDLQESGELLLQRLV